The Pelorhabdus rhamnosifermentans genome has a segment encoding these proteins:
- a CDS encoding sigma-70 family RNA polymerase sigma factor, with protein sequence MLEILDSAPLVKKYTWNKSDDEKAEAWLAVVEAFATYDSSKGVRLPGYVESRVKYAVWNMLKKKRQYVNRENIESCFEPQPDHIDVAEVVELKLLRERLCKVLSELSIKQRQAIVKTIVLGYSLTEYARELGVIPQAVFNLRKSGLSSLKKMLA encoded by the coding sequence ATGTTGGAAATTCTGGACTCTGCACCACTGGTAAAGAAATACACTTGGAATAAATCAGACGATGAAAAAGCCGAAGCATGGCTGGCAGTTGTTGAAGCATTTGCAACATATGACTCAAGCAAAGGGGTGCGGTTGCCGGGATACGTTGAAAGTCGTGTAAAATATGCCGTATGGAATATGCTTAAAAAGAAACGGCAATATGTTAATAGGGAGAACATTGAAAGTTGTTTTGAGCCACAACCAGATCATATTGATGTAGCCGAAGTGGTAGAACTAAAGTTATTACGGGAAAGGCTTTGTAAGGTGTTGAGCGAGTTGTCAATTAAACAGCGGCAAGCGATAGTAAAAACAATAGTTTTAGGATACAGCCTGACGGAATATGCCCGCGAATTGGGGGTTATACCGCAGGCTGTATTTAATTTGAGAAAAAGCGGTTTAAGTAGTTTAAAAAAGATGCTGGCATGA
- a CDS encoding LamG-like jellyroll fold domain-containing protein, translated as MAVDNKYTVSLLHFDGGITDESGKVWTAVSNATTSTTQSKFGGSSLALNGTTQCIYTPATDDFNFGTGDFTIDAWINTNKATGTIVSKYDGAVVNEFTIRMDNYCVRWFGNENMSGTIALTPNVWHHVAIVRYGATLSLYVDGVLDKTVATKHVGKSGNTIIAVGEYSSINGIGGIYYTGGYIDEVRISKGIARWTSNFTPSTEPYSPEIPLNAPTNLTATAGDSQVTLSWTAVTGATGYNVKRATTAGGPYITIGANVSTNSYVDDTLVNGTTYYYVVTAITADDESGNSNEVSATPGKQVTPPSSDGNVLLQVTMIDSSDREFQLSATEIDGFVNWYNHHASTDTGSYALNKNIGIQGSKEYLAFDKIISFEVMPLTK; from the coding sequence ATGGCAGTAGATAACAAATATACAGTGTCGTTACTACATTTTGATGGTGGCATTACAGACGAAAGTGGAAAAGTATGGACGGCTGTTAGCAACGCTACTACGAGTACAACGCAAAGTAAATTTGGAGGATCCTCTTTGGCTTTAAATGGTACTACCCAATGTATATATACACCTGCTACTGATGATTTCAATTTTGGAACAGGCGACTTTACTATAGATGCTTGGATAAATACCAACAAGGCTACAGGTACAATAGTATCTAAATATGATGGTGCTGTAGTAAATGAATTTACAATACGTATGGATAATTACTGTGTCAGGTGGTTTGGCAATGAGAATATGTCAGGAACGATTGCTCTTACCCCTAATGTGTGGCACCATGTGGCTATTGTTAGATACGGGGCAACACTGTCACTATATGTAGATGGGGTACTTGATAAAACCGTAGCTACAAAACATGTGGGTAAGTCGGGAAACACTATTATCGCTGTAGGAGAATACAGTTCAATCAATGGCATTGGTGGCATATATTACACAGGTGGATATATAGATGAGGTGCGTATCTCAAAAGGCATTGCCCGTTGGACTTCTAACTTTACTCCTTCTACGGAACCTTATTCACCTGAAATACCATTAAATGCACCAACTAACCTAACTGCTACAGCAGGAGATTCTCAAGTGACGCTCTCGTGGACAGCAGTCACCGGTGCAACTGGCTACAATGTAAAACGTGCTACAACTGCTGGTGGCCCATATATTACCATAGGTGCGAATGTATCAACTAATAGCTATGTAGATGACACTCTAGTTAACGGTACTACCTATTATTATGTTGTAACGGCCATTACAGCGGATGATGAAAGCGGTAACTCAAATGAGGTATCTGCAACGCCAGGAAAACAAGTGACGCCTCCTTCTTCGGATGGAAATGTATTGTTGCAAGTTACTATGATTGATTCAAGTGATCGAGAATTTCAATTGTCCGCTACAGAAATTGATGGCTTTGTTAACTGGTACAATCATCATGCGAGTACGGACACGGGAAGCTATGCGTTAAACAAAAACATTGGTATTCAGGGGAGTAAGGAATACTTAGCTTTCGATAAAATCATTAGCTTCGAGGTTATGCCGCTTACGAAGTAA
- a CDS encoding Bug family tripartite tricarboxylate transporter substrate binding protein — translation MQSETVITPKIEKYPNKPITLIVPYSAGGGTDLVARTLEKQSIKYLGQPITVVNKPGGSGTLGWNELAGAAPDGYTLGMISSDMLLPSLYDTTKYDYVTALDPLAQISSTPVVIAVRSDQPWQNISDLISYAKENPGKVKFGNAGVGSLPHIVGEMFAYYSGIKIEQVPFRGASESTAALLGGHIQVAVASQTTFNEYLKDGSIRILATTAKQRLSDPLWKQIPTFKEQGLNILFSNQFGIAAPKEMPVEVKNKLVEELKAMIADPEFQKDLVNMGLQVKYLSPDKTQKNWLSDSQELNQAVQETGIIDLIQSQKQ, via the coding sequence ATGCAAAGCGAGACGGTTATTACACCTAAGATTGAAAAATATCCGAATAAGCCAATTACTTTAATTGTACCTTACAGTGCAGGCGGAGGTACAGACTTAGTAGCTAGAACACTGGAAAAACAATCGATCAAATATTTAGGGCAGCCCATTACCGTCGTCAATAAACCAGGCGGATCAGGCACCCTTGGTTGGAACGAATTGGCCGGAGCAGCCCCTGATGGGTATACACTTGGCATGATCTCATCAGATATGCTATTACCGTCATTGTATGATACAACAAAATACGATTATGTCACTGCGCTTGATCCTCTTGCACAGATTAGTTCAACTCCAGTTGTAATTGCCGTTCGTTCAGATCAACCCTGGCAAAATATATCTGATTTAATTAGTTATGCTAAAGAAAACCCCGGAAAAGTAAAATTCGGTAATGCCGGTGTTGGTTCTCTGCCCCACATAGTAGGCGAAATGTTTGCCTATTATTCTGGAATTAAAATTGAACAAGTTCCTTTTCGCGGCGCTAGTGAATCAACCGCTGCTTTACTAGGCGGACATATTCAAGTAGCTGTTGCATCGCAAACCACATTTAATGAATACCTCAAAGATGGATCAATAAGAATTCTAGCAACAACAGCCAAGCAGCGCCTCAGTGATCCATTATGGAAACAGATACCTACTTTCAAAGAACAAGGGCTTAATATTTTATTCAGTAACCAATTTGGTATAGCGGCTCCTAAAGAAATGCCAGTTGAAGTAAAAAATAAACTAGTTGAGGAACTGAAAGCAATGATTGCAGACCCGGAATTTCAAAAAGACTTAGTAAATATGGGACTACAAGTAAAATATTTATCCCCTGATAAGACACAGAAAAATTGGCTATCTGATAGTCAAGAATTAAATCAAGCCGTTCAAGAAACTGGTATTATAGACTTAATCCAATCTCAAAAACAATAA